Genomic window (Tripterygium wilfordii isolate XIE 37 chromosome 11, ASM1340144v1, whole genome shotgun sequence):
AATTTCTAAATCTCACTCGTAGCCGCTCCTGTCACTTCTTTGCATCAGATGCTGCACCTTCACTTGCTGCTAATAATGCAGAGCCCTGACTTTCTTCAACTGGTAGTTGCTTCTCTTGTTCAAGTTTCAATCTTGCTTCCTCTTTTGCCTTTTCCAGACCTACAATCAGACTATTCAAGCAAACATCTGCAATCCCTTTAACATTCTTCTTAGGCATCAAATGCTCGGCCACATCAGCTGGTGTCATATCAACGTCCTTTAACAACtcatcaattcttgaaaacaaatCGTGTGATTCAAGCTGAAGATAGTTCTTAGCCAAAACCTTGAATGCTTCAAATCTACAGTATGTCAACTGTATGTGATTGTCCATCCTGCCTTTTCGAATCAAAGCAGGATCAAGCTTCTCCACATGATTAGTTGTAAAAACTATTAGTCTTTCTCCACCACAAGCAGACCAAAGCCCATCAATGAAATTCAATAGTCCTGAAAGTGTAACTTGACTGGGTTtgctctctttctcttctttaccaagtttttccttctcaactcctccctcttcttctttctcctttttcttcctcCTCTGACCAGTTAAATCTAGCGAGCAATCGATGTCCTCAATCACTATAATAGACTTGCTTGAAGTCTCAATCAAGAGCCTCCTTAGCTCAGTGTTGTCTTTCACAGCAGTTAATTCAAGATCATAGACATCGTAGTTCAACAGATTTGCCATGGCAGCAATCATGGTGGACTTACCGGTACCGGGAGGACCGAAGAGGAGATACCCTCTTTTCCAAGCCCTCCCAATTCTTGCGTAAAATTCCTCTGCTTGGCTGAATGTGATAAGGTCATCCATAATCTCATTTTTCGCCTCTGCTTCCATTGCTACCGTCTGAAATGTTGCTGGGTGTTCGAACACTACATGGCTCCAATGTGAGCTGTTGTTGGTGTAAAGCTTTCTCTGCCTGTTCTTGATCTTCATTGCCTTACCTTCTTTCAGAACATGATTTAGGTAAGGACCCAGTATGAGCTCCCGATGTCGTTTGTGGAAACTGAGCTTGTAGTACCTAAATTGATTGATGAAACATTAAACACGGATTATATTAGGCAAAAAGTTAAGTTCTTGACAGTTAAAGCTTCAGAGTACCTTTTCTCGTCTGTGACAGGGTAGAAAGacaaagattgtgttttggatATGTGTTTTCCTGAAGCCCACCAGAGCTTCACTCCTTTGAATTCATCAGCAACCTCTTCATGGTCATCCATGCTTAGAACTAGAGACTGGTTGTTCTTAACAACGTCGGCCTTCAATCGTTTTGCTTGTGCAGATGTCCTGGTGCTAAGGTATATTTCTATAGCAGAGTAAGCTTCGCTGCGCATCAGCCGCTCACCTGTGAATTCGTTGAACCTGATCTGGATGTAAGGGTAGAAGTAATTCACCAATCTTTGTTGGTACTTCTCAATAGAGTTTCTAATTTGGTGAGGGAAATATTGTTGAAAGATTGCccagaaaaacatcaaacttGCAGCCACTGATCCTACATGAGAGAACATGTCTTTTGGtgtcatttttctctctttctttctttcttgtggtTGGAGTCTGTGTTCAGTGAGTGGTTATGTataaattttcttatattttgatttataaaaTTGACTTGTAGCTTTGTCTGATAGCGCAAAAGGTCCACTGAGGCAAGCTATTCGTCCTTGCTAAGAAAGCAGAAGGAAACCTGTAGGAACATAGAGAACCAAAAACACTTACGCCAGCTCTATATCAAAATATATGCAAAAAGAGCCATTTGATGTCATTCAACCTCTCAATGCTActgaataataaataatttaaccGTTAAAATATAGATAATGGAGTAGTTGGGTGATGCAATAAAGGTTTCACTGAGATGGAATACCAACTGGAAGAAAAAGTTGAATTACTCCATTTCCTAAACAGTATAGCCAAGTCTtggtcttttctttttccctaaaGATCTTTGTCTTTTTGTTTAAGGATCTTGGTCTTTGTCTTGTTCTTCACCTTCGCCGTAGAAAATGCCTACCGACTATGGTCCCATTTTGAGCAATACAAAAATGTTAAACCTTTTGACTTGTGAGTCTTGGGTGGGTGCTGACGTGCTGTTGTTAGATAAGACTAATGAATCATGAGGGTTGTAGCCTTGAAGGAATCGGATCTTACACTTTGTATAAAAGTGTAAGAGACTGACCAACATCATCTCGTTGGATACTTGTTAACCCAAAATGTTATCAACAAAAATACTGTTGAAAGATTGCCCAGAAAAACATTAAACTTGCAACCACTGATCCTATACATGAGAGAACATGTCTATTGCtgtaattttgttctttctttctttctttcttgtgtttGGAGTCTGTCTTGAGTGAGTGTTCATGTATGAATTTCCTACCTTGTGTGAATGCATCAAATATTTTGATTCTAAAATTGACGGGTAGCTTTGTCTGATAGCGCAAAAGGTCTACTGAGGCAGAGCTGTTCTTCCTTGCTAAGAAAACACAAGGAAACCTGTAGGAACATGAACACATGATATAATAATCCTTTGTAGAACCAAAAACACTTGCTCAAGCTCTATGTTAAAATATATGCAAAGAGAACGATCCGATGTCCATTCAACCTCTCAATGTCAATGCTGctcaataacaaataatttaacCCTTAAACTATAGATAATGGAGCAGTTGGGTGTTGCAATAAAGGTTCCTCATAGCATAAAGAAATCCAACgtgaagaaagaaataaaattgaattaGACCCCTTTTGCTAGAGTTCATAAACTGTTaaaaataagttagtttataagtTGTCATGTGTTTGGgatacttttaagttttaaagtTGGCAGATcgtatatttggaaaaaaaaaataagaggagAAATTTGTGTGCTAACGTAACTGTAGAAATAAGCTCCATTTATGTGCCTTCGCAACCTCCAGGTTCCAGACAGCAGGTTTACTACGCCATATCCTTCGCTTTTCGAGTGTGCCCCATGTTGACTCTTTTTGTGTCGCTACCCTACGTCATTTTATACAAGATTTCCCCAATGACAGTTTCCAGTCTTTTTTTGCGATACACACTGCCTCCACTCATCCCCAACGTTCTTTGGCAGGACCATATTTCAAGAAAGCAGCTGAGGATTTGTTATTGATGGAGGGCTTATCCCGTTGGGACAAAGCTATCATCTAGTGCCTTCATGATGATCATTCGAAGGACTTCCTCTTTGTAGCTCCAATCCACGGTTTGGAGCTACtgaataacaaataatttaacCGTTAAAATATAGATAATGGAGTAGCTGGGTGATGCAATAAAGGTTCCTCAGAGATAGAATAAGTTAGCATATAAGCAGTTACAAATAAGTTTGCTTGGTGCTTAATTTGGAAAAAATAGTACAAACTTGTGCGCTAGCTTAAGTGTAGAATTAAGCTCAATAATTTTGAAGCGTATGCACTAGCGTTAGGGGTCGGCATAGAGCCGGTCTGTCCGGCCCGGTTTTTTAGGGACTAGGCCCGATTTTGAGAATTGGGCTTCGGGCCCCTAAGGCTCGGGCCTATGGACCGGGCCCAACTTTTgactataaaatatttatatatattttttttagggaaatgtattatatatatgcatgtgtgtaatatatatatatacacatacattgcaaatataatatatatgtatacatatatatgtatatgtaatatacatatacatatacatattatatatgtagatatatgcatattacacacacatataaataatgTATGTTCCCTAGTCAAGTTTGGaccgggccaaaattggcccgagatGTCGGGCCGGCCTTGCCTTCCCCAGAAATGGAGCCCAGACCCTTCCAAGGAGTAGGGCTGGACTGCCAAAGTCCAGTATAATTTTGGGTCGGACCGGGCTTTAGCCCGTGGGCCCAAGCTGAGCCTAGGCCTACGGGTGAAATGGTGACTCCTAACTAGCATATTTAGGCCATTTGGTGGAATTTTTAAGCTAGTGTAATCACTCCACCAAATGGAGCCTAAATCTACCTAATTCACAAGTGCTGACATTAACAATGGTAACTACTGCAGGCCAATTTGATTGAGAAAAGTTGGTGAGATAACATAAACTAAGGATAAAAATCAATAGTGCCTCTAAGCAAATACAATTTATGTGTATGCTGACTGTAGACCCCATTGTAAAGATGAATAAATTGATAGTTATTACAATTAGATCCTGTAAGTTCCACTCTCAATAGTCATTACATATGTTCTTCTTAACAAAAGTGTCTGAAATTGTCATTGAAAGTTTACAAAATCAGCTTGTCTTCTCATGCCTCATCTTGTTAGGTGAAAAGGCCGCTTATATACTTTCATATGTAGTACTACTGCAGTCACTTATACTCATATTCCAGATTACAAAAGCTGATCAAAACTTATGTTTTGACTTGATTACCACAATTACACCTCACATTTCCTCTCATCTGGTGAATTAGCTTGTATTAAAGAACATTTTTTTGCAGTGCTGGTACATATACATCTTATATTTTACAGAGAATTTATGCCAACAATATCCCCTACCGCAGTTGGCTCAAGCACAAATCCATGTAAACGATTTTTTTTAGCCAGCTATGGCCGAGTCCAGTTGAGTCCTCATCTGTGCCATCGGTATCACCTATTTCAGTGATGTGATCACCTATTTCAGTGATGTGTATAGCTGGCcttgaagtgtttttttttttttttttttaaatgcaagGCGGCTTAGTATTGAACAATATAGCCAAGTCTCCGTATGTGTATAGAGGTAGAGAAGTTTGAAGTTTGATGAGAGTACCTTGGTGGCTTGTTGATAAAgttattaatttgttttgaaGTTTCCTCCTGAGTTCCTAAACAGTATAGCCAagtcttgggtttttttttttttttccctaaagaTCTTTGTCTTTTTGTTTAAGAATCTTGGTCTTTGTCTTGTTCTTCACCTTCGCCTTAGAAAATTAAATTTCTACCGACTATGGTCCCATTTTGAGCAATACAAAAATGTTAAACCTTTTGCCTTGTGAGTCTTGGGTGGGTGCTGTTGTTAGATAAGACTAATGAATCATGAGGGTTGTAGccttgtaggaatcggaccttacACTTTGTATAAAAGTGTAAGAGTCTGACCAACATCATCTCGTTGGATACTTGTTAACCCAAAATGTTTTCAACAAAAATACTGTTGAAAGATTGCCCAGAAAAACATTAAACTGGCAACCACTGATCCTACATGGGAGAACATGTCTTTTGGtgtcatttttctttcttgtgtttGGAGTCTGTCTTGAGTGAGTGTTTATGTATGAATTTCCTACCTTGTCTAAATGCATCAAATATTGAGAGCTATTCTTCCTTGCTTAGAAAACACAAGAAAACCTGTAGGAACTTGAACACATGATATAATAATCCTTGTAGAACAAAAAATACTTACTCAAGCTCTATGTTAAAATATATGCAAAGAGAACGATCTGATGATGTCCATTCAACCTCTCAATGTCAATGCTGctcaataacaaataatttaacCGTTAAAATATAGATAATGGAGTAGTTGGGTGTTGCAATAAAGGTTCCTCATagcagaaagaaataaaattgaattaGACTCCTTTTGGTAGAACTTATATttggcaagaaaaaaaaaaggttagctTATAAACTATTaaaaataagttagtttatatTTGGGAATAATAAGAGGAGAAATTTATGCGCTAGCGTAACTGTAGAAATAAACTCCATTTAGGAGCTTCTAATTTTGAAGTGTATGAGCTACTGTACTTGCTAGCATATTTATGTCATTTAATGTTAAGCTAGTGTAGTACTACTGCAGTTACTGACAATCATATTCCAGATTACATCAAAACTTATGTATTGATTAGATTAGCACATTTACACTTCACATTTCCTCTCATCTAGTGAATTAGCTTGTATTAAACATCATCTTATTGCAGTGCtggtataatttgaagaaaaataatattatctACAACTTTTATTCAATTCCAGATAAACTAAACAGAGATCTTATATTTTACAGAGAATTTATAACAACAGCATCCCCTACCGCATTTGGCTCAAGCCCAAATCGTCCTAAACTATTTACAGCAAACAGTTATtatacaaagaattaaacttcaCAACCTAATTCACTTTGTTCTAAACTTAGGGGGTGATCCCATTTCCATTCACTTCTTTAACTGATACTTCTTTGTCAAGCACCCCATTTTCCTTCACTCCCTTGACTGATGCTTCACTATCTTTCACGTCTTCCTGCGTAGATGTCAACCTCTCATTCTCGGCCTTCAACAGCGCTGCTTCTTCAGATTTTTTTCttgcctcctcctcctcctttgcAACCTCCATGGCTTCAATCAATCTGTTCAAACAAATCTCCACATCTTCATCCACAGACTTGGGCATCAAATTCTCAGCAACATCAGCAGGAGTCATCTTGGTCTCTTCAAATAATCGTGCAATTGTAGGAAACAAGGTGTGCGACTCAATGTCCAAGTAGTTCTTTGCAAGCAACTTGAAAGCTTCAAAGCAACAATAAGACATCTCTATATGCTTGTCCATCCTTCCCCTCCTAATTAAAGCAGGATCAAGCTTGTCCACATAATTAGTTGTGAAGATGATGATTCTTTCACCACCACAAGCAGACCAAAGTCCATCAATGAAGTTCAAAAGGCCAGACAAAGTGACCTTACTCTTCGTCtcctctttttccttttccttctgaGGATTTGGTTCCTTGTTTTCTTGATCctcatccttcttcttctctttctcctttctttgtCCTGTGAGATCGAGCGAGCAATCAATGTCCTCGATCACAATGATAGACTTGTTTGTGGTCTCGATAAATAGCCTTTTAAGCTCAGTATTATCCTTGACCGTCGTCAACTCAAGGTCATAGACATCATAATTCAACAAATTAGCCATGGCTGTGATCATGGTTGATTTGCCTGTCCCTGGAGGACCATATAGGAGATAACCACGCTTCCACGCCTTACCAATTTTTGTATAGTAGTCTTTGCTCTGACTGAACTTGATAAGGTCCttcttgatctcttctttcttcttctcctccattgCCAGAGTATCAAACGACGCAGGGTGCTCAAACATCACATGACTCCATTTATTTGCCTTGTAATATCTCCAATTCTCGCTAGGATTGTTAGTAAATAGCTTTCTCTGCCTATTTTTGGCCGCGATAGCCTTACCCTCTCTCAACACATGATCAATATACGGTCCTGTGATGACTTCTCTGTCGCGTTTGTGGAATGTGAGCTTGTAATATTTCTTCTCTTCGGAGGCAGGATAGAAAGAAAATGATTGTGTTTTGGTAACATTTCTTATTGAAATCCACCAGACCTTGATGCCATTGAATTCATCGATGACCTCTTCCTGATCATCCATGCTTAGTATTATAGACTTGCTCTCTTTAACATCATCAGCTTTGAGACGTTTGGCGTGCAGGGTTGAGTTGGCACTAAGATAGCTTTCAATCAGACTGTATGCCTCGCTACGCTTAAGACGTTCTCCAGTGAGTTCGGCGAATGTGATTTGGATATATGGATAGAACAGATCCAGCAATCGGTGAAAGTACCGATTGATGAAGTCTCGGAGTTGAGGAGGGAGATGATCGCGAAATATTGCCGTGATGAACATCAAGCCAGCTATGGCTGGACCCAGTTGAGTCATCATCTCTGCCATTGGCATAACCTATTTCAGTGATGTGTATAGCTGGGCTTGAATGTTTTTTTAAATGCAAGGCGGTTTAGTGTTGGTCCTTCTCCATATGTATATTTATAGAGGTAGAGAAGTCTGATACATGGCTTGTTGATCaagttgttaatttgttttGAAGTTTCCTCCTGAATTCCTATATCCAATACAGCCAAAGTCTTGGTCTTTTTTTAAAGAACTTGGTCTTTGTTTGGTATAGATCAATTGCTTACGTCCACGGGAGGTAGAGATCAATCACTTTATCACCAAATTACG
Coding sequences:
- the LOC120009662 gene encoding AAA-ATPase ASD, mitochondrial-like; protein product: MTPKDMFSHVGSVAASLMFFWAIFQQYFPHQIRNSIEKYQQRLVNYFYPYIQIRFNEFTGERLMRSEAYSAIEIYLSTRTSAQAKRLKADVVKNNQSLVLSMDDHEEVADEFKGVKLWWASGKHISKTQSLSFYPVTDEKRYYKLSFHKRHRELILGPYLNHVLKEGKAMKIKNRQRKLYTNNSSHWSHVVFEHPATFQTVAMEAEAKNEIMDDLITFSQAEEFYARIGRAWKRGYLLFGPPGTGKSTMIAAMANLLNYDVYDLELTAVKDNTELRRLLIETSSKSIIVIEDIDCSLDLTGQRRKKKEKEEEGGVEKEKLGKEEKESKPSQVTLSGLLNFIDGLWSACGGERLIVFTTNHVEKLDPALIRKGRMDNHIQLTYCRFEAFKVLAKNYLQLESHDLFSRIDELLKDVDMTPADVAEHLMPKKNVKGIADVCLNSLIVGLEKAKEEARLKLEQEKQLPVEESQGSALLAASEGAASDAKK
- the LOC120008905 gene encoding AAA-ATPase At3g28580-like, giving the protein MPMAEMMTQLGPAIAGLMFITAIFRDHLPPQLRDFINRYFHRLLDLFYPYIQITFAELTGERLKRSEAYSLIESYLSANSTLHAKRLKADDVKESKSIILSMDDQEEVIDEFNGIKVWWISIRNVTKTQSFSFYPASEEKKYYKLTFHKRDREVITGPYIDHVLREGKAIAAKNRQRKLFTNNPSENWRYYKANKWSHVMFEHPASFDTLAMEEKKKEEIKKDLIKFSQSKDYYTKIGKAWKRGYLLYGPPGTGKSTMITAMANLLNYDVYDLELTTVKDNTELKRLFIETTNKSIIVIEDIDCSLDLTGQRKEKEKKKDEDQENKEPNPQKEKEKEETKSKVTLSGLLNFIDGLWSACGGERIIIFTTNYVDKLDPALIRRGRMDKHIEMSYCCFEAFKLLAKNYLDIESHTLFPTIARLFEETKMTPADVAENLMPKSVDEDVEICLNRLIEAMEVAKEEEEARKKSEEAALLKAENERLTSTQEDVKDSEASVKGVKENGVLDKEVSVKEVNGNGITP